In the genome of Hemicordylus capensis ecotype Gifberg chromosome 10, rHemCap1.1.pri, whole genome shotgun sequence, the window TGTAGATTTTCCcactcctttacttgtaaaggggaatcctcaccggattcccctttacaagtatagctgaaCCGCCAAATCGGTTCGGTCAAACAGACCAGACCAGTGGTCGGTTCGACCAAACCAATTCGGCAGGTTCCGTTCGAATTCTattcggattcaaaccgaaccgcaatttctggtttgtgcacacccctagtttgcagGGAGCCAACTCTCAGTCTTCTCTTAGGGCAGATTCACGCAACTGCCTGTAAGTACTTACAGATAGGAACCAGAGTGCCTATTAagtataggaaggaaggaagtataAGTACTTACAAAGAGGAACCAGAGATCGTGGGAAGCATGTGCCCTTGTTGGGTGTGCTaactgaacctgcccaagtctgaTCCCCAATCTCGGTTATCAACGTCTGCCTTATATTTTATCGACCTTTTAGCCTGATTCAGGCATTATGCTATACGAGTATACCGAtgtctgtacactgtacacttttgtgtcaatgactgtaaagtgtgctgtcgaatcggtgtcgactcctggcaaccacagataaacctctatcatttctcccatCCGTCTCTTTTTATTCTAAACCCAAAAGCTCCAAatcttgtagccttgcctcataaggaaggtgctccaggccccgatcatcttggttgccctcttcagcaccttttccagttctacaatatccttttggggatatggtgaccagaattgcatgcagtactccaagtgtgaccgCACCATCAGCTTGTATAATAGTTATccacgcctgcctgcaaccttggagaagctgctgccagtctgtgtagacaatactgagctggatggaccaatggtcagactcggtatatggcagcttgttaTGTTCCTATGCATTGCTAAGTACACTTACATGGCAGGAAGACCtagtgaactcagtgggacttacttctggtaAACACGCTTGGGATCAGACTTCAGGGCACTTCAAAGAGGTCGGCGTGGGATTCTCATGGATCAGACCTAGGGAAAGATGTGTATCGCAAACCTCTTTAGGGGGACCAGGGATCGGGAGGCAATGTGGAAGATCAGTTATGCAGCCAGCATGCTGAAAAATAAAGTAGGATTGTTTCATATTTCGCCATATATAATTCATGAGCTGGGGCCCCTGGAGAGATATAAATATGGGATTTAAATGAGCTGATGAAACAGCAGTCTATAGAACCCAGCAGGCTGCATGCTTTCATTTAGAGCTCATCTGAACCAGAACTAAACTTCTCTAAATTCAGCTACAGGAAGACACACACGCCTCTGAATTCGGATGTGCCAGGAAACAGACAACCAGGGCTGAGATGGGCCCTAAAAGAAGGGCCCATCGTgtggctccaggttccctccctggtagcatctccacgatagggctgagagagattcctgcctgcaaccttggagaagccgctgccagtctgtgaagacaatactgagctagatggaccgagggtctgactcagtagaagacagcttcctgtgtacctagAGGGTCCCAGGAAAGATCTTTGGCATCATCTGTTCAAAGGTCCTCACCTaagaccttggaaagccactggcaATCAGACATTATGCTGGTACACACAATCATTGAAGCCAAGGTagaagctgggctaccctgattTGTATGGTTATCAGAACCCAcacaaatccctccagcccaggtttctTAAGGCTGGTTAACCCAGCTTTTCAACCCTGCTTTTAACTGAGAGGAGAAGAaagctctcctaccttgattctcaTGCAGATCTTTTACCCAATCATACGGtgtcctgcccgcccgcccccacaCGGCAATCACAGAGATCTGTGGCCAGACTAGCCATCGGCAAGGGGCTCTCctacaaagcacactctatgaccCTGAAGCTGCAGCAGCTTTGGCAGTACTgggtcctcctgctgctgctccttggtGGCCAATGGGGTGGCAGCAGATGCTGATGTTATGaggcttttccagtctgctggatGCAGCGGCTAGCTTGATCGTCTGCTTCCTGGGTTTGCGGACCAGAAAGGAGGTTCTGCCTGTGTGCCTCTGCTAGGGTTGAAGCTCTCCTGGCCTCTTACCCATCAacaaatggtcatgtgaagaaGACAACTCTGTACTTGGGGAAAGACTGTCGCTCAACCAAAgaacagctgctttgcatgcagaagctcccaggttcaatccctggctggcagcatcttcaggtaggattGAGGGTGGCGGGGAGATCCTGCAGGAAACCCAGAAGAACtgatgctagtcagtgtagacaatcctgacctagatggaccaagggtctgactcagtcagggCAGTTTCCAGAGTCACCACATCATATCCATAAAGCTAGTTAATTtttaaataagaattaaaatgtcCAAAGCAAAATAGCCCAACCTGCGGTGGTGCAGCACATCCTCTGCACCCAGGATCATTCCTGGAGCCCCTCCAGTTAAAAGGACCTCTAAtggcagaactgggaaagaccccagttGCAGACCCCAGCAAGCTGCTGTTACGCACTGGAAACCGGGTTAGATCAGGGAACCAACCTTAGGTCCTCAGcggttgttggacaacaactctcatcacccaAAAGCTGtttgtcactggggatgatgggagttgtagtccaggctgggggtgatgggagttgtagtccaaccatatctggggacccaagtttgagaatctttGCCTTACACGAATGGATCTCCCTGGTACAGAATTCGTACCTTTGGCCCCAAAAGCAGCACTACCGGAATCTCATCCACACACCCTGTTTCTAACTGAATATTGTGCATTCATTTttgatgagcagctagtttgtttaatgtgatggctAAATAATTGTAAGGCCGAATTTGTTTTCTGCACGGGACATTTTGGAGGTAATGACTGATATTCAATTACTGCCTTTCACGGAAAGATGCAAAATGCCAAGTCGAGCACACGGGGGGAAACGTGGTGATTTATTTCTACTTGCTTTGATTAAGCAGCATGCAAAAAGACTGGAGGGCCCAAAGCTCATTACAGAAATGGGAAACGTAGTCTCGGGTTCCTTCTTATTTGATTCCAGCGGCAACATGGAAAATAACCAGCTTGTCTGCCCGTTGATTGATTCATGCCAGATTATGAGGAAGGGTGTGTTGTGTGTTTCCgtggaagaaaagaaagggagCACCAAGGGGAAAGAGCTAGTAGGGGTCTCATGCAAATGAGAATTGGGAAACTGAAACAACTCTTTGTTTTTCGTGGCATTTTTTAGGAACATACGAAGcggctgtatactgagtcagactattggtccatctggctcagtattgtctgcactgactggcagcggctctccaaggttttgggcaggggtctctctcagccctacctggaaatgccggggagtgaacctggaccttctatttttccactgaactacaggctgtaaggggaatatcccctaaggggaatatcttacagtgctgataCATGCAGTCACCCATTGAAATGCAATCCAAGGCTGAACCTGCTTAGTAAAGGCAGCAATTCATGCTCGcaaccacaacaccagctctcctctccaagtgacataagaagctgccttataccaagtcagactattgatccttCTAGCTTAGTATTGATTATACTGACCAGTAGAGGCTCTCCCAAGATTTCAACAGgaacctttcccagtcctacctggagatgctgccaggaactgaacctggggccttctgctctaccactgacttgcggccccatcttctaaggggaataacttacagagCTCatgtgcagtcacccatccaaatgcaaaccaaggcagaccctgcttagcaacggggacaattcatgcttgctgccgcaagaccagctcccttctaCTGTTGCAAGTGGCAATGCTGAAAAGTGCCTCCAGAAAAGTGTCCTTATGCAATAGTTTGTTGCTGACCTTTGCATGGAAGTCCCTTTGAAAAGCCACTGTGAACACACGGAATAATCTTGGGGGAATTAAGTTTTGCAACCGATACAGATCTGCAGAATATCCAAAGGGTGATCTCCCATCTGAAAGACCGACGCGGCCATATCTTTCAGCACAAAGAGGGATTGTGTGGATATCAAACCATCATGGAGTCTACCACTGAAATATCGCACTCGGATGCCTGGGTAACCCATTAAGCAAACAGAAGATTAGACAAACGAATGATAAAGCGAACAGTTTCATCTTGTCCTTGGTGGGTGAGGAGGTAATGAAAATCTCATGCAAGATAAATGGCAAAGTTAGCTTTAAATGGGTTTGATGAAAGCCAAGGAAGGCACACATTCGTTCTGTGCTGTTGATTTATGCCTTCCATATTTAAGGCGTCCAGGTGGAGTTTCTGTTTTACATTGGCACTTGGAAGTCTAAGATGGGAACACTGGGAGCACCATTACTGGGAAGTGTTGGGTACATTAAAGAAAATAATGCTGCATTTGTAGTGATTAGCCGCAATGTCCTTGGCTGAGTTCTTGTTAAAATGGAGGCATGAAAAAATAGTGCGGCTGACAGAGCAGGAGCCGATCAAAACCGAATTACAACAAAGGAAATAAATGCCTATTATGGGATGTTGGCAGAAATTGCAGAAATTGCATATCGTATGAAGGCGATATGCTTTCTCCAGATTAGCAGCACATTAAAGTATCTGTTTACTTTGCCTTTATGGTTTCTCAGATGCCTCTTCTGAAGTCACAAGATCTAATTTTCTGTTTCCGCTTCCTTAATTATCATATTATTATCATATTGCATTTAGGTTTCTTGTGTTCATCGTCACTTCTGCCTCTCATTAGGAGAATTTCTGATCATTTTGAATGAAGATAAGTGTGCCTACATACTATATGGCTGGGATCCATGTCCTTACTATTCACCTATCTTCATGTAGAGCAGGGGTGCCCAGCCTctccccagatgctgtgggactacaactcccatcatcctttgtgggatgatggaagttgtagtccaacaacatatggatAGCCAGAGTTGGAGCTCCTGATTCAGGGTCCAGTTGCACCATTATGTCCTACTGTGATCCTTCTAGTAAACTGACACCAGCCTTTAGATAAAAATCACAGGTAGTCACATCTGTCCATTCGAAAACAACCCAAACATCAAAACACAGTAATACCTTGATTAGGTATTACTGAAATCTCATTGCATCTCTGAGACTGAATTCAATCTGACCAGCTTAATTAAATCAGCACAACACTAGCATGTAATACAGTCTCAAGCAAGCTTCCAGATTCTACAGAattcttcttcaggctggatgttaagcaaaacaaGAGGGCAAGGAGAAAAGGGCAAAAGTATGTACGATTGCAGAGTAGGGGGGAACAAAGTCGACAGCTTATCACGGTCTTGAGACGGAATGCAGGTTTTCTGGAGGGTTGGCaccacacattttaaaagaaacaaaaaagcacCACCTCGGAAATGGAAAGTAAATTTCAGGATTCCTCTCAAGAGAAGCATTcgagagctgttctcatgacctcTAACCAGACAGGACAAGCGTCTGTGTGCAGTTTTCGACCACGTGTGAATTAAAAGCTAGGtcaaaaggaaggggaagggatcATGTGGGAAGCAAGTGCAACGGCatctcctcataggaacataggaagccgccttctaccgagtcagacgattggtctacacagactggcagcaacttctccaaggttgcagtcaagagtctctctcagccctgtcttggagatgctgccagggagggaacccgggaccttctgcaggcaagcaggtgctcttccactgagctatggcctcatcccctaaggggaatatcttccagtgctcgcagGTAATCTCCCaatcaaatacaaaccagggcagaccctgcttagcaaaggggtccattcctgcttgcgaccacaaggccagttctcctcccacttATTACCCTTGATAATATCTTGCCTATCCTACCTTGATAATATGCTCGGTAAAAGTGCTGAGTAGGATGACGCCATCGGATCCTGTGCCCGCCTCCCACaagatcactttcccctcctccgaCCCAGCTTTTAACTCACACAAGGCCAGAAGttaggagtacacacagctcccaagacTGGGTAGGACCCTTGTGCTACCCAGTTAAAGGCCATGAGAATAGCCCTGTGGTCATTTTCAAGAAACGTCAAGCAAATTTCTATGAGTCAAACTTCTCAAGGGGCTTCTGCACATAGCTAGTTTTCTGCAGACCTAATTCAGTTGGCCTCTGGGAGATGCAAGCAAAATTTCAGGGCTACCTGGTCAAAGAGGCTCATAACTGCATTCATCTCCAATATTACAAGTTAGCATGGCACATGTGGCTTCTTCCCATCTGGAACGCCCTCCTTCAAACAGAGCTTTCGGAATAAAGGGCGAGATGCAACTTTAAATACAGATGTAAAGTCTGCTTTTATCACCATCGTCGCTTTCCCTCTGGCTCTGAGAAGTTCCACACAATTGGTTATGGTGTGTATTTATATTTAATCTGTGGCCGATGCAAAGATACCGGTTcaactctctctccccaagaaTGTTCAAGAGAAGCCCAGAGTTCTCACCCGCTGAGCTTCTCTCCTTTTGCTGCTGAATTCCCCCTCGGCGACGTTTGGCCGAAGGCAACTCTAAGAAGTCACCTTGTGCACAAACAGCTCTTTGGAGATCAAAATTGACTCTCCTCCACATTCCAACTCCAAAGGTCTGGAGAAGGAAATGCAGTCCATAGATTTCAGAGGGGAATTGTGCCCGCTTGCTGGGGGGGAGGATTAATTTGATGCTTGAAGGGCAGCTTTCTTATATTGTGCTCTTGAGTGCACAGCGTTAGTAATAGAAGTTTTGCGCAGCAGATTAAAAACTCGTCAAGACCTGGCCGCCGGCAAGAACTAACCAGGCCCAACACCGCCCATACCTGTACCGCCCCGATCTTCAGACTCACTTTACTATCATTTCACCATATTTTAATTAAATCCACTTTATCATACCTTAATTAAAATTTTAACCCTAATTTTAAAACTCTTCTATCGCTCTAACCGATGTTTTAGAGATCTTACAGCTCTTTTAGCTTTTATAGAGTTAGCGTTAACTATTTAACCGCAAGGCATCAATTTTTATCAAAACTTTAAATCTCTCTTTAAAACTTATGGCTTCTCATAGATTTTAGCTCTATGCTCATTTTATATTCTGGCAACAATAAGACTTTAGCATTAATTTTACAGATACGGTCTTCATAGGCCTTGTCTGCTCTTAATGCCTGCTGAAGCAGATTGTGTCGGTGAGAAACCTCAATATAAGCTTTTTTCAAGACCTCTTTAAAAGCAGCGATAAAATAAAACAGATGTTAAAAATAGCAAGCGTTTCAATGctatacatcagcttcagtgctatacggTGGTGGCTGAAATGTGCTCTTAAAAACagcatcatgactcagcaaaGTGGACATCAACAGAGTCATGATGTTATTTTTAAGAGCACGCTTCAGCCACCACTGTATAGCACTGAAACTGATGTGTAACATCGAAACGTTTGCTATTTTTAGCAactgttttcctttcttttatctctgcattaaagaggtcttgaaaAAAGCTTGTGTTCTTTTGGAGAATGCGTATTTCATTGCCATTCCACCATCTTATTCAACCTCAGGATATTTGGACAGATAGGCtgcttcacacaaccattaaaatcagaGTAGGATATGAGCTAACCAGATTAGCATGCTCATCAAATCTATGTTCATGCAAATCTTTCCAACCCAGGTTCAGCCCAACATCAGGGCTACCCAGTTTTTGTACCCAGCTTTTAACTGAGGGTGGAAAAGAGGAGAACCATCCTACCTTGATtatctggtcatgagaactcagGAGCCTCTTCAACCTGGTTGAATGGTACCCAACCCTGCACAACcaccatagagagctgtggctagagTGGCTGCTGCCAATGCACATACTAACCTCCAAAGCACACTCTAGGATCCTGAGGTGGGAGTGGCTTTGTCAGAGCTGCTTCcagctcctgctccttcatggccaatgggagggcagccacAAAGCTTTTTCAACCCACAAAATGCTTTTGTAGTCCAGAagcatttggccattgtggctggggatgggtgggagtgagttgtagcccaacagcagctAGAGGCCCACACTGGAGGGTCCCTGAACTAACCAATAATCATGCAGATGGGACGGTAAACATATGTAAAACATTCTCAGTGAGAATATTTTGTGTAAAAACAAACGGGGGGAAACCATTCTGGACTATGCTTTTGGTTTAATAACGAATCTAGTGAATTAACTGAGTTGGTTTTAGGAGAGCCGCAGTGTGTGGTGAGACTCCCTCAAGAGGAGCACAAGCAAAGTTTAATTGCTACACACTGTCCGTAGGGAACCCCTTACAACCAGTTGTATTAAAGGAAGCCAGATCTTCCCTTTTCCCAAAAATGCAAATTGTAAAATGAGAGAAGGGAGGCAAAATGGAAATCTGCGTTTGGAATGCATAATGCATTCCAATTAGCTCCCCGTTAATGAGAGCAATTACTAAAGGCTATCGCAAGATTGAAGGTTGCACTTGAGCCGTTCTTTGGTGACGTGTCTTTCAAAATAATTATCAGCTCGCACTTCACACGGTCAACCGCTTCTTTTGAGCTGAATGGTAGCAGGCAGAAAGGGTCAGTCAGCAGCAGATTAATTCGCTCCACTCTAGAGGAGAGAAGCACAGGAGGAATTCAACTCTTTTGCAGATTTCACCACTTTTAGCATGAAAATCCTGGCCAGACCGCTCAGCATTTAACCAGGTTAAATAACCCAGCATCCAATCCTGGTTAACCAGAGTGGTTTGactaggattgccctgaaattttaGGCTCTCAAAAGCACCTCCTCAAGGCTCAGTGAGCCTGGTCAACTCTTTCACCAGGATTATGTGAACACAGCCTTGTTTGTGACattttatatatcgcccttctgCCAGTGCACGCAAGGCAATTCACCATTTGCAACAATGGCTTAAAATTTAATTGTGATTATggaaaagggaggaggggagaaaaagacAATAAGCAAGATCAGACCCCTGTGTGGGGCAATTCTGGATCAGGAAAAGCCCAACAGCAGCAGGTCCAGAGAAGGCCCTTGCTGTCTTTTTTCTACGGATGTGCACGAAATTAGCACAAATCgactcaaattcaaatcaaatttgaatcaattcgatttggaaccattgaacagaaTGGAGATTTGTTCGAATTAATTCAAATTAACCCAAAgtcaaatccgaatcaattcatgCAAATCTCTGCTCTATTCAGTGGTTCCaaatcaaatcgattcaaattcgaatgGGTTCGTGTGaattttgtgcacagccctacttttCCCCCTCTCAGCTTCTGCCAGGTGACATTCTCACATGCAACATACCCCTTGATATCACAGTGACTCAGTGCCGTATGTACATGTGTGAACACGTTCTAGGGATTCATGAAAGTCACTGGCTGGTGTTCAAAGAGTTATCCTAGGTATCCAAGTCACTGTCCGTTGCCTTCAAAGAGGACTTCGTCGACTTTCATATCCTTTTCAGTCACGGGGACCACATCGCATACTTGTTCTTTAAACGCTAGCGCAATTGTGTATGGTTTTCCTTTGGGGTGCTGGGTACATCGTTCAAGATATGTGTCGTAGTACccttttcctcttcccagtcGGTTGCCAGTTCTGTCAAAACCCAGACCTGGCATCAGGATGAGGTCAAGCCCTCCTGTCAAAGAGAGAAAGTGTATAAATTTCAGGCGACATAATATTAGGGCTGTTCTGATGACTATCAATGCCTTGGGAGCTGTGCTCGCTCCTGATTTCCAGTCATGTGTGAGTTAAATTGGAGGCGGGGAAGTGGTACTGCAGGAGGCGGGGACAGGCTCGGATGGCATCGTCCTACCCAGTACTTTTACCCAGCatattaccaaggtaggaggaaacaccaTTAGAGCCTGCACCCACCTCCCACAGGATCACTTTCCCCTCTTGGGGGAAAACATGGTTTTGCTTAAaatcacaacaacccagtgaggtcaggctgagagatacatgactgtcccagagtcaccctgtgagtttcatggctgagtgaggatttgaactcgagtctctccagcccaacactctaaccactataccacaccgGCTCTCATCCAAGCTTCCAAAACTTCTCTTCAGAATGTTTTGTACATCCCCAACCCTTCTGCTtaattctttctttccttccttcgtTTTGTTATCTGGTGGCAAAGGCCCTTCTAGGATTGTTTCTGCTCTCACAGTttggttttaatttctccaggTAGGCTCACTTCCCTGACTCCTTTTTCCTTTTCGCAAATTACAAACTAGGATTGCTCGACAGCAGGCGGTTTGaggttttgttttattattccaCCTTCCAGCTTTTCAGAGGTATAATTATTTTTGCCATTGATCTATTGTGCAATCAATAAGATGAAAAACCAGGTTTCTGCTTTAAATAATCAAGATTTTTGTATCCTTAGTTTTCTTTTATGGAAGACAGGAAACAGCTGCTGATTTCATAACCACGGCAGCATTTCAACTGCAGGCTGGTCCAGTGGGGCCACTCATCAAAGCAGAATGGGATGCTTTACAGATCGGGCCCCTGGCTAGGAGGCTTCTGGGTCCCAGCATGTGCTTACCAATATTATCCTCAGCAGGCAGGAGATACTTTGCCTGCTATGCCGTTCCTGccggtgtctctctcagcccaatcttggagatgccgccagggagggaactcaggaccttctgcatgcaagcaggcaggctccatcccctgaggggaatatcttccagcgctcatatatactctcccattcaaatgcaaaccatgttggaccctgcttaggaaaggggacaaatcatgctcgctaccacaagtccagctctcctcactcCTTCAACCACTCTTTGTAGGGTTTGGTTTCCTGACCCCACATCCGCACCCATTCCAGCGTATCAACATTCATCTTAAAATGCAAGATTAATAGCATGTTTACCCCAACTTCCCAGGGCAGGATATGTGCCTCACTCCTCCACGTTGCCCTCTTCGCAATCCTGCAAGGTGGGTTCAGCCATGACTCAGCAAGTGAGCggatcttgtggcagcgagcatccattgccccctttgctaaacagggtctgccctggtttgcattttgatgagagactacctgtgagcactgtaagagattccccttaagtgTTGCGGCCACAGGTCAGTGCAAgcgcatctgcatgcagaaggccccaggtccaccccctggcagcatctccaggtacggctggcagagactcctgcctgaccccttggagagccgctgccagtcagtgtaggcaatgctgagccagatggaccaagggtctgactcagtataaagcagcttcctatgttcctaaccacttTGTCTCACTGACTGTACACACTACAGCACAGCTAGCATAtggaatggggctatagctcagtggaagagcatctgcatacctgCATGCAGGTAAAGCTGGCAGAGGCGCCTGCCTGaccccttggagagctgctgccagtcagtgtaggcaatgctgagccagatggaccaaggctcagaataaggcagcttcctatgttcctaaccactatgccatacgaacataagaacagccctgctggatcaggcccaagaaggcccatctagtccagcatcctgtttcgcacagtggcccaccagatgccgctggaagcccacaggtaggagttgagggcatgccctctctcctgctgttactcccctgcaactggtactcagaggcat includes:
- the MTHFS gene encoding 5-formyltetrahydrofolate cyclo-ligase isoform X3 translates to MPDEVQTKEIIKDIFQRGKECFIPQYKPQSSHMNMVKLASYEEIALLPLTSWSIHQPTEDEAREEALSEAGGLDLILMPGLGFDRTGNRLGRGKGYYDTYLERCTQHPKGKPYTIALAFKEQVCDVVPVTEKDMKVDEVLFEGNGQ